Sequence from the uncultured Flavobacterium sp. genome:
CCAACTCGTCTTCCATCCGCATCTCTTCCGGATTTTATTGCAATACAATCGTCTCCCGTATTAAAAGTGCAATTTCTAATAATTACATTTTGAGAATATTCAGGATCACAACCATCATTATTAGGTCCGTGACTATTGACCGTTACGCCGTCAACGATTACATTATTAGATTTTATAGGATGTAAAATCCAAAACGGAGCATTAATCACCGTTATATCTTTTACTAAAACCGTATTACACTCAAAAAATTCAATAAAATTCGGACGCAAATAATGTCCTTCTCCAAAAATTCTTTGTTCAACAGGAATTCCTTTTTCGGCCATTTCAATTAAAGCAATACGATTAAGAGGATCATTTTGAGAAGGAATACCTTTTTGCCAACCGTACATTTTAGTTCCGGCCCAAATCCACCAATTTGTATTATTTGCCTGCCCGTTTAATGTTCCTTTTCCAGTTATTGCAACATTCGTTTTGTTCTTTGCATAAATAAGTGGCGAATGATTCATCAATTCTGTTCCTTCAAATGAAGTATGCACTAAAGGATATTCTTTTGAATCAATACTAAAAAGAATTTCAGCATTGTCTTCTAAATGCAAATTCACATTACTTTCTAAATGTATAGGTCCAGTTAGATATTTTCCATTTGGCACAAGTACTTTTCCACCACCATTTTCAGCGCAAGCTTTAATAGCTTTTTCAAAAGCTACTGTATTTGATGTTTTTCCATCCGCTACAGCTCCAAAATCTATAACATTATAAGTCTTGTCTAAAAAGTGCGTTTGTGGAATGCTTTTTACGATTAATTCCATTCTTTTCCACGGATTAGCTTCAGAAGCATTCGAAACTTCTTTTCCACAAGATAAAAATGACATTACAGTCAGGCTAAAAACCACAACAACTTTTGACGCTATAGACTTACTTGTAATCATTTGCAGATATATTTCTAATTTCTCAGGTATAAAATCAATATTAATGTAATCGATTACACGAAAGTAGAAAAATTGTTTCAATACAGCAAATTTATTTAGATAAAATTTATATATTTAATTTTTATTATTGATTATATTTACATTTAATGTAAAAATGCTCCCAAATTATTATCATTACAGAGTTTACAACGTTTTAGTTATTACACACTGGTAATCGATAACATTTTATAATTTGATAATGAAAAAAAATGTATTTTTGTCTAACAATTAATCTGAAACACTTTTTGAATGAGCGAAAAAATAACCATTTATGATATTGCCGAGAAATTAAATATCACTGCTGCTACTGTTTCAAGAGCCTTAAACAACAACCCGAAGATCAAAGAAAGTACACGAGAGCTAGTTCTTAAAACTGCTGCATCGATGAACTATAAGCAGAATAAATTGGCGTTAGCCTTAAAAAGTGGTCGTAGTAATAATATAGGTGTAATTGTTCCTCGTATCGATAGCAACTTCTTTGCATCGGTAATTAGAGGAGTTGAAGAAGAACTTCATCCACATGGTTATCAGGTTATTATTTGCCAAACGCATGAAGATCCTAAAAGAGAAAACGAAAACTTATATACCTTAATAGATGCTCAAGTAGACGGAATCATAATGTCGGTTACAGATGTGACGAACGAAAATGACGGCGCTTTTCATAATGTTTTAGAGAAAAATGTTCCATTAATCTTTTTTGACCGAAGCAAACATATTGATGGCGTAAGTTCCGTAACAATCAATGACTTCAAAGGCGGATATATTACCACCAAACATTTAATTGATGAAGGTTGCAGACATATTGCTCATTTCTCAGGAGATCAGTCACTTGAAATATTCAAAAATCGTTTTTTAGGATACAAACAAGCGTTACTGGATCACGGAATAAACTTTAAAGAAGAATATGTTATTCGCACTAAAAGTAGTGTTGAAGCCGGAAAAGAAGCAATCGACACTTTATTGAAACTAGAAACTCCGCCAGACGCTCTGTTTTCTTCGAGTGATTTTGCAGCTTTAGGTGCTATTCAGGAATTAAAAGAAAGAAATATTAGCATTCCAAATGAGTTTTGTGTGGCTGGTTTTAGTAATGAACCTTTCACAAAATTCATGGAATTATCGATAACTTCTGTTGATCAGTCTCCACTAGAAATGGGAAAAATGTCAGCACGCGTTTTCTTAGAACAAGTCGACAAAACCAACACCATTAAAATCGAAAAAAAGGTAGTTCTCGCACCAGAATTACACATTCGTAAATCTTCGTCAAGAACTACCTTTTAAGGATTTAAAGGATTTAAACCATATAAGTTATATAAGTAATTATAAGCTGCATGCTAATTATACGCAAAGCTAAAATGAACTTATATAACTTATATGGTAAAAGTTTTTAAATAATATAAGCAATTATAAGCTGCATGCTAATTATGCGCAAAGCTAAAATGAACTTACATAACTTATATGGTGATTTTTTTATAGTGAAACTCCTCTTTTCCAAGGAATAAATACATCTTGTTTCAACTGGTCTGCTTTTGTTTCCACGTTTCCGCTTGCCAATTCTATAATATAATCTACTATTTCTGCTCCAACCTCGGCAATGGTTTTTTCACCAGTAATCACCGTTCCGGCATTTACATCGATAATATCAGACATTCTATTAATTAATGCTGTGTTCGAAGAAATTTTTACAACGGGTGCAATCGGATTTCCCATCGGATTTCCTAAACCTGTGGTAAATAAAACAACTGTTGCGCCCGATCCCACCAAACCTGTGGTACATTCTGCGTCATTTCCTGGCGTATTTAAAAGATTTAATCCTGGTTTTGAAATATATTCTCCGTAATCTAAAACATCCACAACAGGTGAAGTTCCACCTTTTTTAGCTGCGCCAGCAGATTTCATTGCATCTGTAATTAATCCGTCTTTGATGTTTCCCGGAGATGGATTCATATCAAACCCTGAACCTGCATCTACAACTGATTTTTCAAAAGCTTTCATTAAAGTTAAAAACTTATCTGCTTTTTCTTCGTCCACACATCGGTTCATCAATTCTTGCTCAACGCCACATAATTCCGGAAACTCTGCCAAAATTGTTTTCCCTCCCAAAGCTGCAAAAATATCCGAAACAATTCCTAATGCCGGATTAGCGGAAATTCCTGAAAATCCGTCAGACCCTCCACATTCTAAACCAATACTTAGCTTTGAAAGAGGAGCAGGTTTGCGTTCAATTTTGTTCGCTCTTTTAATGGCTTCATAAGAATCTTTAATCACCATTTGAAACATTTGATCAGTAGTTCCAATTTGTTGTTGCTCATAGATCAAAATTTCTTTATCACTATTCGGACTCATTTCTTTCAATGCCTTTTTAAAAATATCAACTTGCAAATTTTGACAACCTAAACTTAAAACAGTTGCACCTGCAACATTGGGGTTGTTCACATATCCTGCAAGCAGTTTTGCCAACAATTCTGAATCTTGTCTAATCCCTCCACAACCACCTTGATGATTGATAAATTTTACTTCGACATTATCTAAAAGGTTTTCATTTAAATTTTTATCCGAAACTTCTTCTACGCTTTTTTCTTCAATTAAAGAGCGTAACAAATTTTTATAAGAAACTTCTTTTTTGGGCATTAATTCGTTTTCAAAAATATCTTTCAGTTTTTCGATATTTTTGTTTTCACAAAAAACCAATGGAAAAAACAACCAAACGTTTTTGGTTCCAACTTGTCCATCAGTACGATGGTATCCGTTGAAAGTTTTATCTTTCCAACGATCTACATTTGGTGGAGTCCAACCTAAATTTCCGTTTTTACCAAAAACTTTTTCACTTTGATGTTTTACATTTTCGGTGGTAATTACTTCTCCTTTTTTTATAGGTTTAGCAGCTTTTCCAACCAAAACACCATACATTATAATATCATTACCAATTGTAAAATCTTTCTCTGCGATTTTATGTTTTGCTTTAACATCAGTTATTGGTGAGACGGTAGTTCCTTCAAACATAATTTGTTCGTTTTGTACCAAATCGGTTAAAGCGACAATTACGTTATCTGCTGGGTTAACTTTTATTATTTTTTTTTGAGTTGCCATGATTAAGCGTTCTGAGTTGTACTATGTAATTGTTTTTGAAAATTAGCAAAACCATTTTCAATTCCGTTTGCATCAATTTCTTCTAGTCCTTTTGCAATAGCATCTGTTAAACCAGGAATCAATGTTAAATCTTCATCCCAGAAACTTTTATTCTGCAAAGTAAGTCTTGCTATTTTATTGTAATCATCAGATTTCCAAAGCCCATTGAAGAAAGTAACTATATCTTCGCTATCATTTACCGGTAAGTTTTCACCTTTCCAAGTTCCTTTATAAAAACGAATTAAAGCCGCAAATGCAAACGTCAAATGAACCGGAAGTTTGTGGTGAATATCAACATATCCAATTAAACTTGGCAATACACGAACTTTAAATTTAGAAATTGAATTCAAAGCAATCGAAGACAATAAATGCTTGATAAACGGATTTCTAAAACGATCCAATATTTCTTCAGCGAAACTTGTTAATTCCGCTTTATCCATGTTTAAAGTCTCATTAATCTCCTCAAAAACTGCCTTGTTTACAAATTCTCCTGTAAAAGCATTATCAACAGTTTCTTTTACGGTTTCGTTTCCGTAAAGCAATGAAAACGGAACCATTGCAGTATGCGCTCCATTTAAAATTCTAACTTTTCTCGTACGATACGGTTGCATATCGGCTACGATTTTTACATCTAAATCTGTTTTTTCAAACGGAAGTTTTGCCTTCAATTTATCATCACCTTCAATTACCCATAAAAAGAAACTTTCGGCGCTTACAATCAAATCGTCTTTATAAGTTAATTGACTGTTATATTCTTCAATTTGATCTTTTGGATATCCCGGTACAATTCTGTCTACCAAAGTATTATGAAAAGAACAATCCTTTAATAACCATGATTTAAAATCTTCCTCCAGATTCCAATCGTCACAATATTTCAAAACAATTTCCTTTAAAGTATCTGAATTATAATTAATTAACTCGCAAGGAATAATGGTTAAAGCTTTCGATTTATCTCCATTAAAATGTTTGAATCTTTCATATAAAAGTACGGTTAATTTTGCAGGAAATGAAACTGGCGGTTGCATTGTTAAGCGATCAGATTCTATATATTCGATTCCGGCTTCGGTTGTATTTGAAATAATAAACGCCAATTCTTCTTCTTTGGCTAAAGCCAAAAATTCCTGAAAAGAAACATACGGATCAATTGCTTTTACGATATTAGTTACAAGCTCTTTTTCCTGAATTTCTTCGCCTTTTTTCACACCTTTCATAAACAAAGTATACAAACCGTCCTGAGCGTTGATCATATTGACCAAACCTTTATCAATAGGCTGTACAACAGCGATTCCGGCATTAAAATCGGCTTTTTGATTTAACTTTTGAAAAGCATATTCTACAAAAGCTCTTAAGAAATTTCCCTCTCCAAATTGTACTATTTTAATCGGAAGTCTCTCTGAAAATTCCGTATTTGATCTGCTTATTTTATCCATTATAATTTCTTTAAAACTTTATAAATAATCCCAAAATGCCTTATTTGTTTTCTATGCGAAGATTTTAAACTTGTAAAAGAAACATTACACTTGTTTAAACTAAAACAGAAACTTGCTGTGAGGAATGACAAGTTTTATTTTTTCAAGCGTAATGCTCAATTACAATCTCTAAAACCAAAAAAAACTGCGTT
This genomic interval carries:
- a CDS encoding glycoside hydrolase family 28 protein; the protein is MITSKSIASKVVVVFSLTVMSFLSCGKEVSNASEANPWKRMELIVKSIPQTHFLDKTYNVIDFGAVADGKTSNTVAFEKAIKACAENGGGKVLVPNGKYLTGPIHLESNVNLHLEDNAEILFSIDSKEYPLVHTSFEGTELMNHSPLIYAKNKTNVAITGKGTLNGQANNTNWWIWAGTKMYGWQKGIPSQNDPLNRIALIEMAEKGIPVEQRIFGEGHYLRPNFIEFFECNTVLVKDITVINAPFWILHPIKSNNVIVDGVTVNSHGPNNDGCDPEYSQNVIIRNCTFNTGDDCIAIKSGRDADGRRVGIPSKNIIVQNCKMIDGHGGVVMGSEISAGVNNVFVENCVMDSPNLERAIRIKTNSKRGGTTEDIYVRNIEVGTVKECVLRATMFYDVYGSQSGNFIPAIKNISLENIRVKNGGKFGILADGYETSPIENITFKDVVIEKVDSVYSLKNVKNINFISTYINGKKVESIKN
- a CDS encoding LacI family DNA-binding transcriptional regulator — its product is MSEKITIYDIAEKLNITAATVSRALNNNPKIKESTRELVLKTAASMNYKQNKLALALKSGRSNNIGVIVPRIDSNFFASVIRGVEEELHPHGYQVIICQTHEDPKRENENLYTLIDAQVDGIIMSVTDVTNENDGAFHNVLEKNVPLIFFDRSKHIDGVSSVTINDFKGGYITTKHLIDEGCRHIAHFSGDQSLEIFKNRFLGYKQALLDHGINFKEEYVIRTKSSVEAGKEAIDTLLKLETPPDALFSSSDFAALGAIQELKERNISIPNEFCVAGFSNEPFTKFMELSITSVDQSPLEMGKMSARVFLEQVDKTNTIKIEKKVVLAPELHIRKSSSRTTF
- a CDS encoding altronate dehydratase family protein, which encodes MATQKKIIKVNPADNVIVALTDLVQNEQIMFEGTTVSPITDVKAKHKIAEKDFTIGNDIIMYGVLVGKAAKPIKKGEVITTENVKHQSEKVFGKNGNLGWTPPNVDRWKDKTFNGYHRTDGQVGTKNVWLFFPLVFCENKNIEKLKDIFENELMPKKEVSYKNLLRSLIEEKSVEEVSDKNLNENLLDNVEVKFINHQGGCGGIRQDSELLAKLLAGYVNNPNVAGATVLSLGCQNLQVDIFKKALKEMSPNSDKEILIYEQQQIGTTDQMFQMVIKDSYEAIKRANKIERKPAPLSKLSIGLECGGSDGFSGISANPALGIVSDIFAALGGKTILAEFPELCGVEQELMNRCVDEEKADKFLTLMKAFEKSVVDAGSGFDMNPSPGNIKDGLITDAMKSAGAAKKGGTSPVVDVLDYGEYISKPGLNLLNTPGNDAECTTGLVGSGATVVLFTTGLGNPMGNPIAPVVKISSNTALINRMSDIIDVNAGTVITGEKTIAEVGAEIVDYIIELASGNVETKADQLKQDVFIPWKRGVSL
- a CDS encoding tagaturonate reductase, with product MDKISRSNTEFSERLPIKIVQFGEGNFLRAFVEYAFQKLNQKADFNAGIAVVQPIDKGLVNMINAQDGLYTLFMKGVKKGEEIQEKELVTNIVKAIDPYVSFQEFLALAKEEELAFIISNTTEAGIEYIESDRLTMQPPVSFPAKLTVLLYERFKHFNGDKSKALTIIPCELINYNSDTLKEIVLKYCDDWNLEEDFKSWLLKDCSFHNTLVDRIVPGYPKDQIEEYNSQLTYKDDLIVSAESFFLWVIEGDDKLKAKLPFEKTDLDVKIVADMQPYRTRKVRILNGAHTAMVPFSLLYGNETVKETVDNAFTGEFVNKAVFEEINETLNMDKAELTSFAEEILDRFRNPFIKHLLSSIALNSISKFKVRVLPSLIGYVDIHHKLPVHLTFAFAALIRFYKGTWKGENLPVNDSEDIVTFFNGLWKSDDYNKIARLTLQNKSFWDEDLTLIPGLTDAIAKGLEEIDANGIENGFANFQKQLHSTTQNA